Proteins encoded together in one Longimicrobium sp. window:
- a CDS encoding L,D-transpeptidase family protein: MLLSLRAALAALAVLVSGTAAAQAPVVPLAQARAAVVAADTPRASEKPVAVRPNGERWAQITAAAANARPARFPIGRGHSGPAVLRGQVLLDRALFSPGMIDGRWGHNTQTAIYWMQVREGLPATGAVDTATMQRLEALAGSPDTIVHRRELKAEDVRGPFTRIPENIYQQAKLACSCYESLTEKLTESFHVHADLLRKLNPGVKLDSLRAGDTITVPAVRPMDVPVTEPVAELWVSGSGKYVHAMSAAGRILLHFPTTLGSTFDPSPQGDFTVASVHADPWWHYQPRILAHVPDDRPDARIPPGPNNAVGRVWMALTAPHYGIHGTKSPETIGYATSAGCVRLTNWDALFLSRRVTPGTPVRFRDTRPPDAQPTGSAAPRTPAARPDSASAIRRDTAAAPERRDSVPARPPAPPR; encoded by the coding sequence ATGCTCCTGTCCCTACGCGCCGCACTCGCGGCGCTTGCTGTTCTCGTGTCCGGCACCGCGGCGGCGCAGGCTCCGGTTGTGCCCCTGGCGCAGGCGAGGGCCGCCGTGGTCGCGGCGGACACGCCCAGGGCCTCCGAGAAGCCCGTCGCGGTGCGGCCGAACGGGGAGCGGTGGGCGCAGATCACGGCGGCGGCGGCGAACGCGCGGCCGGCGCGCTTCCCCATCGGGCGCGGGCACAGCGGGCCGGCGGTGCTGAGGGGGCAGGTGCTGCTGGACCGCGCGCTGTTCTCGCCGGGGATGATCGACGGGCGCTGGGGGCACAACACGCAGACGGCGATCTACTGGATGCAGGTGCGCGAGGGACTTCCCGCCACCGGTGCGGTGGACACGGCTACGATGCAGCGGCTGGAGGCGCTGGCCGGGAGCCCCGACACCATCGTGCACCGGCGCGAGCTGAAGGCGGAGGACGTGCGCGGGCCCTTTACGCGCATCCCGGAGAACATCTACCAGCAGGCGAAGCTGGCGTGCTCGTGCTATGAATCGCTCACCGAGAAGCTGACGGAGAGCTTCCACGTGCACGCCGATCTGCTGCGCAAGCTGAACCCCGGCGTAAAGCTGGACAGCCTGCGCGCGGGCGACACCATCACCGTGCCCGCGGTGCGGCCGATGGACGTCCCCGTGACTGAGCCGGTCGCCGAGCTGTGGGTGTCCGGGAGCGGGAAGTACGTGCATGCGATGAGCGCGGCGGGGCGCATCCTCCTCCACTTCCCCACCACGCTGGGAAGCACCTTCGACCCGTCGCCGCAGGGCGACTTCACGGTGGCGTCGGTGCACGCGGACCCGTGGTGGCACTACCAGCCCCGCATCCTCGCCCACGTCCCCGATGACCGGCCGGACGCCAGGATCCCGCCCGGGCCCAACAACGCCGTCGGCCGCGTGTGGATGGCCCTGACGGCGCCGCACTACGGCATCCACGGGACGAAGTCGCCGGAGACGATCGGGTACGCGACGTCTGCGGGATGCGTGCGGCTCACCAACTGGGACGCGCTCTTCCTGAGCCGACGGGTGACGCCGGGGACGCCCGTCCGCTTTCGCGACACTCGTCCGCCGGACGCGCAGCCCACGGGAAGCGCGGCTCCGCGCACCCCCGCGGCCCGCCCGGACAGCGCATCGGCCATTCGCCGCGACACCGCGGCGGCACCGGAACGCCGCGACAGCGTTCCCGCGCGTCCGCCGGCCCCGCCGCGCTGA
- a CDS encoding NUDIX domain-containing protein codes for MPGGIRVLAIAVFQEGDRILVARGADPATGEPFYRPLGGGVEFGERAETALRREIAEELGGTIEEPRLLGVLENLFEYAGGAGHEIIFVFDARFSDRSWYERPELPVTEAGTGWEPARWVSIEALSSGPERLVPDGLLPLLQTQTGHGAP; via the coding sequence ATGCCAGGCGGCATCCGAGTCCTCGCGATCGCGGTTTTTCAGGAGGGCGACCGAATCCTGGTGGCGCGCGGCGCCGATCCGGCGACCGGCGAGCCGTTCTACCGGCCGCTCGGCGGCGGGGTGGAGTTTGGCGAGCGCGCCGAAACCGCGCTGCGCCGCGAGATCGCGGAGGAGCTGGGCGGAACGATCGAGGAACCGCGCCTTCTCGGCGTCTTGGAGAACCTGTTCGAGTACGCCGGAGGTGCCGGGCACGAGATCATCTTCGTCTTTGACGCGCGGTTCAGCGATCGCTCGTGGTACGAGCGCCCCGAGCTGCCGGTGACCGAAGCCGGAACCGGCTGGGAGCCCGCTCGCTGGGTCTCCATCGAGGCGCTCTCGTCAGGCCCGGAACGCCTCGTGCCGGATGGCCTCCTGCCGTTGCTCCAGACGCAAACCGGGCACGGGGCTCCGTAA